The Papio anubis isolate 15944 unplaced genomic scaffold, Panubis1.0 scaffold1869, whole genome shotgun sequence DNA segment ACCCATCCACAGACGCACTGGCTCACGACACACAACACTGTCCCCTGCCAGCTCCACAAGCCCTCAGGGAGGTCTTCAGGGAGAATCTACCACCTTCCAGACCCACCCAGGCTCAACTCACACAGCACCTTCACCTCCTAGCACCACAACTACACTTGTTGAAGAATCTCCTACCGCCAACAGCAGCCCGGGCTCAACTGCAACAACACACTTCCCTGACAGCTTCACAACCTCAGGCCATAGTGAGGAATCAACAGCATCCCACAACAGCCCAGATGCAATGGAAACTACATTCTTACCCACCCGCTCCACGGTCTCAGTTCTTGTTGGAGAATCTACAACCTCACCCATCAGTTCAGGCTCAGTGGAAACAACAATGTTACCCAGCAGTAACACAATAGTAGGCCTCAGTGAGACATCGACCACTTTGCACAGTAGCCCCAGATCATCAAACACAACACTCTCACCTGGCAGTAGGAGAAGCTCAGGTGTCAGTGGAGAATCCACCACCTCCCTCAGCCAACCAGGGTCAATGCACACAACGGTGTTCCCTGAAagcaccaccataccaggcctcAGTCAGGAATCTACAATTTCCCACAGCAGCCCAGGCTCAAGAAACACAACATTGTTCCCTGGCAGGACCACAGCATCATCCCTTGGTCAAGAATCCACAATCTTCCACAGCAGCCCAGGCTCCACTCACACCACACTTTTCCCTGACAACACCACAACCTCAGGCCTCGTTGAAGCATCTACGCCTGTCCACAGCAGGACTGGCTCAACACACACAACACTGTCCTCTGTTGGCTCTACAACCCATCAGGGGGGAGCTACCACACTTGCCAGCTGGTCAGGCTCAAATGACACTACACCTGCACCTCCTTCTACCACATCAACCTTTGTTGATGTATCTACATCCTACCAAAGCAGCCTGAGCTCAACGCCAACAACTCACTTTTCTGTCAGCTCCACAAGCTTAGGCCAGAGTGAGGAATCAACAATAGTCCACAACAGCCCAGATGCAACTGGAACAACACCCTCACCCACCCACTCCACAACCTCAGGTCGTGGAGAATCTACAATCTCACCCATCAGTTCAGGcacaactgaaataaaaatgttacctgGCAGTATCACAACAACAGACCTCAGTGAGACATCTACCACCTTCCACAGTAGCCCCAGATCACTGACCACAACATTCTCACCTGCCAGCATGACAAGCCTAGGCGTCGGTGAAGAATCCACCACCTCCCATAGCCAACTGGGCTCAACTCACTCAACAGTGTCACCGGccagcaccaccacaccaggcctcagTGAGGAATCTACCACCATCTACAGCAGCCCAGGCTCAACTGAAAACACAGTGTCCCCTGACAGCAGCACAACCTCAATTAGTGGAGAAGAATCCACAACCTTCCACAACCGGCTAGCCTCAACTCACACAACACTGTTCACTGAGGTCACCACCACCTTGGGACTCACTCAGGAATCCACAGCCATCCCTGGCAGCCTTGTCTCCACGCAAACGGTGTTACCTGCCACTCTCACAATCACAGACCTCGGTGAGGAACCAACAACCTTCCCCAGGAGCTCAAGCTCAAGTGGAACAACACTCTCACCTGCCCGCTCCACAACCTCAGGCCTTGTTGGACAATCTACAATCTCACCCATGAGTCCAACCTCAACTGATACAACAACTTTACCTGGTATTACCACATCACCAAGCCTCCATTGAGAATCTACCTTCTACACTGGCCCCAGATCACCAGATGCAACACTCACCTGCAACCACGAAAAACAAGCTCAAGGCGTCCAGTGAAGAAATCCAGCACATCCCTTAGTCAACCAGGCTCAAAGCCACAAAGCGTTCCCCTGACAGCACCCACCATACCGGGCCCTCCAGTCAGGGAACCTACAACTTCCCACAGCAGTCAAGTTCAACAGACACATCACTGTCCCCTGGCAGTACCATAACGTCATCCCTTGATCAAGATTTAACAACTTTCCACAGCAGCCCAGGCTCCACTGAAACCACAGTCTCACCTGAAAACACCACAACCTCAGGCCTCGACGAAGCATCTACACCCATCCACAGAAGCACTGGCTCACGACACACAACACTGTACCCTGCCAGCTCCACAAGCCCTCAGGGAGACTTTCAGGGAGAATCTACCACCTTCCAGACCCACCCAGGCTCAACTCACACAGCACCTTCACCTCCTAGCACCACAACTACCCTTGCTGAAGAATCTACTAACGGCGACAACAGCCCAGGCTCAACTGCAACAACACACTTCCCTGACAGCTCCACAACCTCAGGCCATAGTAAGGAATCAACAGCATCTCACAGCAGCCCAGACACAATGCAAAACACATTCTTACCCACGCGCACCACAGTCTCAGTTCTTGTTGGAGAATCTATAACCTCACCCATGAGTTCAGGCTCAGTGGAAACAACAATATTACCCGACAGTACCACAACACCAGGCCTCAGTGAGAAATCGACCACTTTCCACAGTAGCCCCAGATCACCAGACACAACACGCTTACCTGCCAGCACGAAAAGCTCAGGTGTCAGTGAAGAATCCACCACCTCCCTCAGCCGACCAGGGTCAAGGCACACAACACCGTTTCCTGAAAGCACCACTGTGCCAGGATTCAGTCAGGAATCTACAACTTCCCACAGTAACCCAGGCTCAACAGACACAACACTGTTCCCTGGCAGGACCACAGCATCATCCCTTGGGCAAGAATCCACAACTTTCCACAGCAGCCCACGCTCGACAGAAACCACAGTCTCACCTAAAAACACTACAACCTCAGGCTTTGATGAAGCATCTACTCCCATCCACAGCAGCACTGGATCACGACACACAACACTGTCCCCTGCCAGCTCCACAAGCCCAGGCCCACAGGGAGAATTTACCACCTTCCAAACCCACCCAGGATCAATTCACACAGCACCTTCACCTCCCAGCACCACAACTACCCTTGCTGAAGGATCTACTACCGCCGACAGCAGCCCGGGCTCAACTGTAACAACACACTTCCCTGACAGCTCCACAACCTCAGGCCATAGTAAGGAATCAACAGCATCCCACAGCAGCCCAGACACAATGGAAACCATATCTACCTTACCGCACGGTCTCAGCTCTGTTGGAGAATCTACAACCCCACCCATCAGTTCAGGCTCAGTGGAAACAACACATAATCTCGACAGTACCACAACACCAGGCCTCAGTGTGAGAAATCACTCACTTTCCACAGTAGTCCCAGGTCACCAGACACAACACTCACCTGGCAGCACGACAAGGTCAGGTGTCATGGAAGAATCAATCACCTCCCTCAGCCGACCAGGGTCAATGTACACAACAGCGTTCCCTGACAGCAGCACCCTACCAGGCTTCAGTCAGGAATCTACAACTTCCCACAGCAGCCCAGGCTCAACGGACACAACACTGTCCCCTGGCAGTACCACAGCATCATCTCTTGGTCAAGAATCCAAAACCTTCCATAGCAGCCCAGGCTTCACTCACACCACACTCTTCCCTGACAACACCACAACCTCAGGTCCAGCATCTACCATCCATTGGCAGAACTGCCCACACACAATAACACTGTCCCCTATCGGCTCTACAACCCGTCATGGAGAAGCTACCACCTTGCTGAGCTGGTCAAGCTCAAATGACACTACGCCTGCACCTCCTACTACCACATCAGCCTTTGTTGATGTATCTACATCCTACCATAGAAGCCCGAGCTCAACTCCAACAACCCACTTTTCTGTCAGCTCCACAAGCTTGGGCCGTAGTGAAGAATCAACAATAGTCCACAGCAGCCCAGATGCAACTGAACAACACCTCATCTTTCCCACTCCACAACCTCAGGTCGTGGAGAATCTACAATCTCACCCATCAGCCCAGGCACACAAATAACAATGTTACTCCCAGAAACACACAACAACAGGCCCCGTGTGAGACATCTACCACCTTCCACAGTAGCCCTCCCAGATCACTCCACCACAACACTCCTTACCACCTGCCAGGGCGACAAGCCTTGGCCAGTGAAGAATCCACCACCTCCCATAGCCAACCGGGCTCAAACTCACTCACCAGTGTCACCAgtcgcaccaccacgcccagcctcagtgAGAATCTACTAATATCTACAGCAGCCCAGGCTCAACTGAAAACACAGTGTCTCCCTCGGCAGCAGCACGACCTCAATTGTGGGGAAGAATCCACAACCTCCATAGCCTGCCAGCCTCAACTCACACAACACTGTTCACTGAGGCCAAATGCAAATCACCCTGGACCTCACTCAGAATCTACATTTTCCCCGCAGCTCTTGTCTCCACCCAAACGGTGTTACCTGCCACCTCACAACTACAGACCTCGTGAGGAACCAACACCTTCCTTTCAGCAGCCAGGCTCAAGTGAACAACACTCTTCCGCCCGCCCACAACCTCAGGCCTTGCTGGACACAATCTGCAACCTCACCCATGAGTCCCAGCTCAACTGGATACAACAACAACTTTACCTGGCATTACCACATCACCAAGCCTCCGTGTGAGAAATTCCACCACCTTCACACTAGCCTCCCAGATCACCAGATGCAACACTTCACTCTGCAACCACAACAAGCTCAGGCTTCAGTGAAGAATCCAGCACAACTCCTTAGTCAACCAGGCTCAAAGCACACAACAGCATTCCCTGACAGCACCAGCATGTCAGGCCTCAGTCAGGAACCTACAACTTCCCACAGCAGCCAAAGTTCAACAGACACAGCACTGTCCCCTGGCAGTACCACAGCCTCATCCCTTGATCAAGATTTTACAACCTTCCCCAGCAGCCCAGGCTCCACTGAAACCACAGTCTCACCTGAAAACACCTACAACCTCAGGCCTCGAAGAAGCCTCTAAACCCATCCACAGCAGCACTGGCTCACGACACACAACACTGTCCCCTGCCAGCTTCACAAGCCCAGGCCTTCAGGGAGAATTTACCACCTTCCAAACCCACCCAGGATCAATTCACACAGCACCTTCACTTCCCAGCACCACAACTACCCTTGCTGAAGAATCTACTATTGATGACAGCAACACGGGCTCAAGTGCAACAACACACTTCCGGCAGGACAGTCACAACCCCCAGCATAGTAGGAATCAACAGCATCCCACAGCAGCCTGGTAGACACAATGGAAACCACATTCTCTACTCTACTCCGCCTCCACGGACCCCAGCCTGTTGGAGAATCTACAACCCCACCCACTGGCCCAGGCCTGAAGTGGAAACAACAATATTAACCCGACAGTACCACAAACACCAGGCCTCAGTGAGAAATCGACCACTCACAGTAGTCCCAGGTCACCAGACACAACACTCACCTGGCAGCACCATAAGGTCAGGGTGTCAGTGAAGAATCACCACCACCTCCCTCAGCTCTACTCAGGGTCAATGTACACAACAGCGCTCCCTGACAGTAGCACTCCCACCAGGCTCACAAAGGCCAGGAATCTGCTAACTTCCCACAGCAGCCCAGGCTCAACTGACACAACACTGTCCCCTGGCAGTACCACAGCATCATCTCTGGTCAAGAACTAAAACCTCCCATAGCAGCCCAGGCTTCACTCACAATCTCACACCTTTCCCTGACAACACCACAACCTCAGGCCTCGCTTGAAGCATTCCACGCCCATCCACAGCAGCAGAACTGGCTCACCACACACAACACTGTCCCCTATCGGCTCTACAACCCGTCATGGAGAAGCTACCACCTTGCTGAGCTGGTCAAGCTCAAATGACACTCACGCCTGCACCTCCTACTACCACATCAGCCTTTATGATGTATCACATCCTACCATAGAAGCCCGAAGCTCAACTCCAACAACTCACTTTTCACAGCCCTACCAAGCCAATGAGAGAACCACCTACAGCAGCCTAGATGCAACTGGAATGGCACAACACCCCTCATCACCTAATTACAATCCTCCCTGGCCGCGGAGACCCATAATCCCACCAAATCCAGGCACAGCTGAAATAATACTGTTACTCTGCAGTACTACAACAACAGGCCCCAGCAGGACATTCACCCCAGCTTGCGCCCCAGATCACCCACTGCTAACACTCCCACCCACAGGGCCATGGCCCTGGCACAAAGCAGCTAACCACCACACCTCCCCATACAGCCAACGCTCAACTCCACCAACAGGCCACCAGTTTCTCCGCATCACGCCAGGGCCTCTCAGTGAGGAATTCACACCATCTACAGCAGGCTCAGCAGGCTCAACTTTGTTCAGCAGTGTCCCCTGGCAGCAGCACGACCCCAATCTGTGGGAAGAATCCAACCTTCCCAGCCTGCCCCAACCCACACACAACACTGTTCACTTGGAGGGCTCACCACTCCTGGGACTCACCGAATCTACATAGCCCCCTCACAGCCTTTGTTCCACCCAAACGGGGCATTCTGCCACCCCTTACAACCACAGACTCCTTTAGGAGGAACCAACAACCTTCCCAGCAGCCTCAGGCCCAAGGAACAACCCCCTCACCTGCCTCCACAACCCACAGGCTGGGATAATCTGTGTTCCCCACCCATGAGTCCTAGTCTCTAAAttggatataaataaataactttatctTATATTACACATGCATCGTCAAAGCCTCCCAGAATTCTCACATTCTACACACTAGCCCCAGATCACTGACAACACTCTTACCCAAACGTGTCAGAATCAGTGGAAGAATCCAGCACATCCCTTTAGGGGCCAATCCCAGGGGCTCAAAAAGACAACACTGCCTCCCTTACAGCACACCAGCCAGGGATTGGCCTCCCAGCTGTGAACCCAACTTCCCACAGCAGCAGCTTCAAAAGCTCAACAAACACAACACTGTCCCCAGAAAACACAGCCTTATCCTTGATCAAAGATTTCATAATCTTCCTAGGGCCCAGGGCTCCACCTCCGAAACCACAGCCCTCCCAATTAGAAAACACTCATAACCCTCAGGCCCTCATGTGAAGTCTCCTCTGCACCCATCCATGCAGCACTGGCTCACTACATACAACACTGTCCTCAAGCAGCTCCATGCCCCTCAGAGGCCTCAGAGAATCtactcacctcccaggttcaccccagcCTAACCTCCCATACCTTCTGCACTCTCCAAGCATCACAACTACCCTTGCTTAGGCTAAGAATTCCCATCACTAACAGTGCAGCCTCCGGCTCAACTGCAACAACACTCCTTGATGGTACCCACAAACTACAGCCATGGTAAGGAATCAATAGAGCGCATCCCCATGGCAGCCTGTAGAGCACAATGGAAACTCATTCTTAcagcccaccccagcccaggTCTCCCCAGCCTTATTGGAGAATTCAACTCACTCCCACTGCCCAGGCTCATGTGGAAATACAATAATATTACTCTTGGATAGTACTACCAGGCCTCAGTGAGAAATCTACTCACTTCCACAGTAGCCCCAGGATCAATGGGAGAAGAAGACACTCTCACCTGGCAGCATCTAGCTCAAAGCCAGTCAAGAactaccacctcagcctgcatT contains these protein-coding regions:
- the LOC116272763 gene encoding mucin-12-like, with translation HRRTGSRHTTLSPASSTSPQGGLQGESTTFQTHPGSTHTAPSPPSTTTTLVEESPTANSSPGSTATTHFPDSFTTSGHSEESTASHNSPDAMETTFLPTRSTVSVLVGESTTSPISSGSVETTMLPSSNTIVGLSETSTTLHSSPRSSNTTLSPGSRRSSGVSGESTTSLSQPGSMHTTVFPESTTIPGLSQESTISHSSPGSRNTTLFPGRTTASSLGQESTIFHSSPGSTHTTLFPDNTTTSGLVEASTPVHSRTGSTHTTLSSVGSTTHQGGATTLASWSGSNDTTPAPPSTTSTFVDVSTSYQSSLSSTPTTHFSVSSTSLGQSEESTIVHNSPDATGTTPSPTHSTTSGRGESTISPISSGTTEIKMLPGSITTTDLSETSTTFHSSPRSLTTTFSPASMTSLGVGEESTTSHSQLGSTHSTVSPASTTTPGLSEESTTIYSSPGSTENTVSPDSSTTSISGEESTTFHNRLASTHTTLFTEVTTTLGLTQESTAIPGSLVSTQTVLPATLTITDLGEEPTTFPRSSSSSGTTLSPARSTTSGLVGQSTISPMSPTSTDTTTLPGITTSPSLH
- the LOC116272761 gene encoding mucin-12-like, whose translation is MQNTFLPTRTTVSVLVGESITSPMSSGSVETTILPDSTTTPGLSEKSTTFHSSPRSPDTTRLPASTKSSGVSEESTTSLSRPGSRHTTPFPESTTVPGFSQESTTSHSNPGSTDTTLFPGRTTASSLGQESTTFHSSPRSTETTVSPKNTTTSGFDEASTPIHSSTGSRHTTLSPASSTSPGPQGEFTTFQTHPGSIHTAPSPPSTTTTLAEGSTTADSSPGSTVTTHFPDSSTTSGHSKESTASHSSPDTMETISTLPHELPTHNNTVPYRLYNPSWRSYHLAELVKLK